The following are encoded together in the Haemorhous mexicanus isolate bHaeMex1 chromosome 39, bHaeMex1.pri, whole genome shotgun sequence genome:
- the TYROBP gene encoding TYRO protein tyrosine kinase-binding protein isoform X1, translating into MASPGTLSLVLLLLVPGLAAAQQECSGWLLGPGPIMVLVAADVIMTLLIAGGAYWLAVRSHRAPPKPRPPEQDSHYQELQGARGDIYSELKR; encoded by the exons ATGGCCTCCCCCGGGACCCTCAGCCTCGTCCTCCTGCTGCTTG TCCCAGGATTGGCCGCTGCACAGCAAG AATGTTCCGGGTGGCTCCTGGGGCCGGGACCAATCATGGTGCTCGTGGCCGCTGACGTCATCATGACGCTGCTGATCGCGGGCGGAGCCTATTGGCTGGCAGTGCGGAGCCACCGAG CCCCGCCCAAGCCCCGCCCCCCGGAGCAGGACTCGCActaccaggagctgcagggcgCGCGCGGGGACATCTACAGCGAGCTCAAGCGCTGA
- the TYROBP gene encoding TYRO protein tyrosine kinase-binding protein isoform X3 — MASPGTLSLVLLLLECSGWLLGPGPIMVLVAADVIMTLLIAGGAYWLAVRSHRAPPKPRPPEQDSHYQELQGARGDIYSELKR, encoded by the exons ATGGCCTCCCCCGGGACCCTCAGCCTCGTCCTCCTGCTGCTTG AATGTTCCGGGTGGCTCCTGGGGCCGGGACCAATCATGGTGCTCGTGGCCGCTGACGTCATCATGACGCTGCTGATCGCGGGCGGAGCCTATTGGCTGGCAGTGCGGAGCCACCGAG CCCCGCCCAAGCCCCGCCCCCCGGAGCAGGACTCGCActaccaggagctgcagggcgCGCGCGGGGACATCTACAGCGAGCTCAAGCGCTGA
- the TYROBP gene encoding TYRO protein tyrosine kinase-binding protein isoform X2, producing MASPGTLSLVLLLLGLAAAQQECSGWLLGPGPIMVLVAADVIMTLLIAGGAYWLAVRSHRAPPKPRPPEQDSHYQELQGARGDIYSELKR from the exons ATGGCCTCCCCCGGGACCCTCAGCCTCGTCCTCCTGCTGCTTG GATTGGCCGCTGCACAGCAAG AATGTTCCGGGTGGCTCCTGGGGCCGGGACCAATCATGGTGCTCGTGGCCGCTGACGTCATCATGACGCTGCTGATCGCGGGCGGAGCCTATTGGCTGGCAGTGCGGAGCCACCGAG CCCCGCCCAAGCCCCGCCCCCCGGAGCAGGACTCGCActaccaggagctgcagggcgCGCGCGGGGACATCTACAGCGAGCTCAAGCGCTGA